One genomic region from Candidatus Nanosynbacter sp. TM7-074 encodes:
- the rplO gene encoding 50S ribosomal protein L15 codes for MKYNDLQVSANKNKKRVGRGIAAGQGKTAGRGTKGQNARTGKKLRAMFQGGQRPLAQAVPKARGFKSLRTPAQVVYLDHLNAFDGKTVDNALLFTEGYIATPFHTVKVIARGELKAKVDLKVQAASASVVTAIEKAGGSFEKVATPLRQSMKEAEEK; via the coding sequence ATGAAATACAACGATCTCCAAGTTTCAGCAAATAAGAATAAAAAGCGCGTCGGCCGCGGTATCGCTGCTGGTCAAGGTAAAACCGCTGGTCGTGGTACCAAAGGTCAGAACGCCCGCACTGGTAAAAAGCTTCGCGCTATGTTCCAAGGTGGTCAGCGCCCACTGGCTCAGGCTGTGCCAAAAGCTCGCGGTTTCAAGAGCTTGCGCACGCCAGCTCAGGTAGTCTACCTCGACCACTTGAACGCCTTTGACGGCAAAACTGTCGACAACGCATTGCTATTTACCGAAGGCTACATCGCGACACCGTTCCACACAGTCAAGGTGATAGCCCGCGGTGAATTGAAAGCCAAGGTTGACTTGAAAGTGCAAGCTGCGTCCGCTTCAGTCGTTACAGCGATTGAAAAAGCTGGCGGCTCATTTGAAAAAGTCGCAACACCGCTGCGCCAAAGCATGAAAGAAGCTGAAGAGAAATAA
- the rpsE gene encoding 30S ribosomal protein S5 translates to MAEQAANTTPRAEGRRPRSPRGGRRDDRRNVRDDVPKEFEELVINIDRVSRVVKGGRRFRFKALVVVGNRKDKVGVGVAKGADVQAAVAKATSVAKKHLITLPLNGETIPHDSEVKFSGARVLIKPAAPGTGIIAGGVVRQIIGVTGVRNLLTKSLGSTNKVNIAYATIEALKSLVPHEEWLGVQPVKKAAKKEAK, encoded by the coding sequence ATGGCAGAACAAGCTGCAAATACTACCCCACGCGCAGAAGGCCGTCGGCCTCGCAGTCCGCGTGGTGGTCGCCGCGATGACCGGCGAAATGTGCGTGATGACGTACCAAAAGAGTTTGAAGAATTGGTCATCAACATTGACCGCGTGTCCCGCGTGGTCAAAGGTGGCCGCCGCTTCCGCTTTAAGGCGTTGGTGGTTGTTGGTAACCGCAAGGACAAGGTCGGTGTTGGTGTAGCCAAAGGTGCCGACGTGCAAGCTGCCGTTGCCAAGGCAACCTCAGTTGCTAAGAAGCACTTGATCACCTTGCCACTGAATGGCGAAACAATTCCACACGACAGCGAAGTCAAGTTTTCAGGCGCCCGCGTACTGATCAAGCCAGCCGCTCCTGGTACCGGTATCATCGCTGGTGGTGTTGTCCGACAGATCATCGGTGTAACTGGTGTTCGTAACCTGCTGACCAAGTCACTTGGTTCAACCAACAAGGTGAACATCGCTTACGCAACCATTGAAGCATTGAAATCACTGGTTCCGCACGAGGAGTGGCTGGGCGTTCAGCCGGTCAAAAAAGCTGCTAAAAAGGAGGCTAAGTAA
- the rplR gene encoding 50S ribosomal protein L18, whose translation MAENKKLLNRALRKNRVRAKVSGTAERPRLTVTISNMHVSAQLIDDVAGKTLAAATTVGTKAKGTMSEKCATIGTEIAKKAKKSKISAVVFDRNGRQYAGRLKALAEAARQEGLEF comes from the coding sequence ATGGCTGAAAACAAGAAATTACTCAACCGCGCTCTTCGCAAAAACCGCGTTCGCGCGAAAGTTTCAGGCACTGCAGAGCGCCCACGCCTAACCGTCACCATCAGCAACATGCATGTTAGTGCTCAGCTGATCGACGACGTCGCAGGCAAGACATTGGCTGCCGCAACCACCGTTGGCACCAAAGCAAAAGGTACGATGAGCGAAAAATGTGCTACCATCGGTACGGAAATTGCTAAGAAAGCAAAGAAAAGTAAAATTAGCGCAGTGGTCTTTGACCGCAATGGCCGCCAGTACGCTGGTCGCTTGAAGGCATTGGCTGAGGCTGCGCGCCAAGAAGGATTGGAGTTCTAG
- the rplF gene encoding 50S ribosomal protein L6, whose protein sequence is MSRIGKLPVVIPAGVTITVDSGDVVVKGPKGELTQFITPAVEVKVEDGQVTVHPKDESKTARAQHGLMRALINNMVIGVTKGYEKRLEVNGVGFRVSSSNNELEMALGFSHPVKYKAPEGITVTNEKMTIIVSGINKQQVGQVAAEIRALKKPEPYKGKGIKYADEQILRKAGKTGK, encoded by the coding sequence CTGAGTCGAATCGGAAAACTGCCGGTGGTTATTCCGGCCGGTGTGACAATCACGGTTGACTCTGGTGATGTGGTCGTAAAGGGCCCGAAAGGTGAATTGACACAATTCATCACGCCAGCAGTTGAGGTGAAAGTCGAAGACGGACAAGTCACGGTTCATCCGAAGGATGAGTCCAAAACTGCTCGCGCCCAGCACGGTCTGATGCGCGCGCTGATCAACAACATGGTAATCGGCGTTACCAAAGGCTATGAGAAGCGTCTCGAAGTCAATGGTGTCGGTTTCCGCGTGAGTTCCAGTAACAATGAGCTGGAAATGGCGCTCGGGTTTTCACACCCAGTCAAATACAAAGCCCCAGAGGGCATCACCGTTACCAATGAAAAGATGACCATCATCGTTAGCGGTATCAATAAACAGCAAGTCGGTCAAGTCGCTGCGGAAATCCGCGCGCTGAAGAAGCCTGAGCCATACAAGGGCAAGGGTATCAAGTATGCCGACGAGCAGATTTTGCGCAAAGCAGGAAAGACAGGTAAGTAA
- a CDS encoding NUDIX hydrolase — protein MNTIRKTIKARSWKDGKEIRLEDQALPVNQVYAWLFTHDNKIAIVSKDGRKWQLPGGKPNKHETCLQTIVREVEEETGINTDSVSSQYKFFGYYDILETDSLKNDNEYLQLRVSLNLDKNADEYILHQQNEDKEQIQEEQIRYAKFVTVDELTRHIPWASESAELQAAIQSQINNLPTV, from the coding sequence ATGAACACCATAAGAAAAACTATTAAAGCACGCTCTTGGAAAGATGGTAAAGAAATTCGCCTGGAAGATCAGGCTCTTCCAGTAAATCAGGTATATGCTTGGCTTTTTACTCACGATAATAAAATAGCCATCGTCTCTAAGGATGGTCGAAAGTGGCAGCTGCCCGGTGGAAAACCAAATAAGCACGAGACCTGCTTGCAAACTATTGTACGTGAAGTAGAAGAAGAGACGGGAATTAATACAGACAGCGTATCTAGTCAGTATAAGTTCTTTGGTTATTACGATATCTTGGAAACAGATAGCTTAAAAAATGATAACGAGTACTTACAACTTCGGGTTAGCTTGAACCTTGATAAGAATGCCGATGAGTATATCTTACATCAACAGAACGAGGACAAAGAGCAAATACAGGAAGAGCAGATACGGTATGCTAAATTTGTAACAGTTGATGAACTCACACGACACATTCCATGGGCAAGCGAAAGCGCAGAGTTGCAGGCCGCTATACAAAGCCAAATAAATAATCTACCCACCGTGTAA
- the rpsH gene encoding 30S ribosomal protein S8 — MQTTDPIADLLTRIRNAKLVGKTEVRVPSSKMKKVIAEQLVKNGYLADVKLEDAKPRGVLVVTINEEGTNSTINEITRVSKPGRRVYVGASEIPKVKSGRGLVLISTSKGVMTGAEAAKAKLGGELLLKVY; from the coding sequence ATGCAAACTACAGACCCAATCGCCGACCTTCTGACGCGCATTCGCAATGCGAAACTGGTTGGCAAGACGGAAGTTCGTGTTCCGTCCAGCAAGATGAAAAAAGTCATCGCTGAGCAATTAGTCAAAAACGGCTACCTCGCAGATGTTAAACTAGAGGACGCTAAGCCTCGTGGCGTGCTGGTCGTGACCATCAACGAAGAAGGTACCAACAGCACCATCAACGAGATCACTCGTGTCTCAAAGCCAGGTCGTCGTGTCTACGTCGGCGCTAGCGAGATTCCAAAGGTGAAAAGCGGCCGCGGTTTGGTACTCATCTCAACCTCAAAAGGTGTCATGACTGGCGCTGAGGCAGCCAAGGCGAAGCTTGGCGGTGAGTTGTTGCTGAAAGTGTACTAG
- the rpsN gene encoding 30S ribosomal protein S14, protein MAKKSMVARDKKRLKMIAKYAAKRAELKELGDLDGLQKLPRNSSPTRHKNRDSISGRPRGYMRQFGLSRINFREKAAKGEIPGITKSSW, encoded by the coding sequence ATGGCTAAGAAATCAATGGTCGCTCGCGACAAAAAGCGTCTGAAGATGATTGCAAAATATGCTGCGAAGCGCGCTGAGCTCAAAGAACTTGGCGACCTCGACGGTTTGCAGAAACTGCCTCGCAACTCGAGCCCAACCCGGCACAAGAACCGCGACAGCATTTCCGGCCGTCCACGTGGTTACATGCGCCAGTTTGGTCTGAGCCGCATCAATTTCCGCGAAAAAGCAGCCAAGGGTGAAATCCCAGGCATAACAAAGAGTAGTTGGTAA
- the rplE gene encoding 50S ribosomal protein L5, with protein sequence MAEKKTVVPAPRLKALYQEKYLKELQAELDLKNVHQVPALEKIIVSVGTGKKKDDKRHFEIVKNTVEKITGQAPVARQAKKSIAGFSIRKGMGAPIGVSVTLRGARMYEFIDRLINVALPRVRDFHGVGLKFDKGGNYNLGIIEQSIFPELTFEETQILHGLQVTFVIKNGNKEASKALLEKFGMPFEKKGGVR encoded by the coding sequence ATGGCAGAGAAGAAAACCGTCGTGCCAGCTCCTCGCTTGAAAGCCTTGTACCAGGAGAAATACCTGAAGGAACTGCAAGCCGAACTAGATCTAAAGAACGTGCACCAAGTGCCAGCTTTGGAAAAGATCATCGTGAGCGTTGGCACCGGCAAAAAGAAAGATGACAAGCGTCACTTTGAAATTGTCAAAAACACTGTTGAGAAAATCACCGGTCAGGCGCCAGTTGCCCGCCAGGCAAAGAAATCAATCGCCGGCTTTAGCATCCGTAAAGGCATGGGTGCGCCAATTGGTGTGAGCGTTACGCTGCGTGGTGCTCGGATGTACGAGTTCATTGATCGCTTGATCAACGTGGCATTACCACGCGTACGCGACTTCCACGGTGTTGGTCTGAAGTTCGACAAAGGCGGCAACTACAACCTGGGCATCATCGAGCAATCAATTTTCCCAGAACTGACGTTCGAGGAGACGCAGATTTTGCACGGGTTACAGGTAACATTTGTCATCAAGAACGGTAACAAAGAAGCTTCAAAAGCCTTGCTCGAGAAGTTTGGCATGCCGTTTGAGAAGAAAGGAGGCGTCAGGTAA
- the rplX gene encoding 50S ribosomal protein L24, which translates to MARIHKDDTVKIIAGKNKGTTGKVLKVNTKDQTILVEGVGVGHRHVKPSQYNPKGGKKDIHVPMDISKVALVIDEKSGKTSRVGLVKNADGGKTRVARQAKNKEIK; encoded by the coding sequence ATGGCTCGTATTCACAAAGATGACACCGTAAAAATCATTGCTGGCAAGAATAAAGGTACGACTGGTAAAGTCCTGAAAGTTAACACCAAAGACCAGACTATTTTGGTTGAAGGTGTTGGCGTCGGACACCGCCACGTCAAGCCAAGCCAGTACAATCCAAAAGGCGGCAAGAAAGATATCCACGTACCGATGGACATCAGCAAAGTCGCGCTGGTTATCGACGAAAAGTCAGGCAAAACCAGCCGGGTTGGTTTAGTAAAGAACGCTGACGGCGGCAAGACTCGCGTCGCTCGCCAAGCAAAAAATAAGGAGATTAAATAA
- the rplN gene encoding 50S ribosomal protein L14: MIQQESRLKVADNSGAKEVLCIRVLGGTRRRYARVGDVIVCSVKDASPTGNVKKKSVVKAVVVRTRDQIHRKDGSTICFDDNAVVIINDDKQPKATRVFGPVPRELRDMGYMKIVSLAPEVL, translated from the coding sequence ATGATCCAACAAGAATCTCGCCTCAAGGTAGCTGACAACTCGGGTGCCAAAGAAGTATTGTGTATCCGCGTTCTTGGCGGTACCCGCCGCCGCTACGCTCGCGTTGGCGACGTGATCGTCTGTTCAGTCAAAGACGCCAGCCCAACCGGCAACGTCAAAAAGAAATCTGTTGTCAAGGCTGTGGTGGTTCGCACCCGCGATCAAATCCACCGCAAGGACGGCTCGACCATTTGCTTTGATGACAACGCCGTGGTGATTATCAACGATGACAAGCAGCCAAAGGCTACCCGTGTCTTCGGCCCAGTACCACGCGAACTACGCGACATGGGCTACATGAAGATCGTAAGCCTAGCTCCGGAGGTACTCTAA
- the rpsQ gene encoding 30S ribosomal protein S17: MARRTLIGVVTSAKRDKTITVTVTSRETHPLYGKQYTVTRKYTAHDETNQAGEGDKVQIEETRPISKTKSFTLVKVIEKSRGSIKLKAEVSGEAEEEAKEDDK, translated from the coding sequence ATGGCCCGACGAACACTGATTGGCGTCGTAACGAGTGCCAAGCGCGACAAGACCATCACCGTGACGGTCACCAGCCGCGAAACGCATCCGCTCTACGGCAAACAGTACACCGTGACTCGCAAGTACACTGCTCATGATGAGACCAATCAAGCAGGCGAAGGCGACAAGGTGCAAATCGAAGAGACTCGCCCAATTTCCAAGACCAAGAGCTTTACGCTGGTCAAGGTGATTGAAAAGTCTCGCGGTTCTATCAAATTAAAGGCTGAAGTTTCTGGCGAAGCTGAGGAAGAGGCTAAGGAGGACGACAAATGA
- the rpmC gene encoding 50S ribosomal protein L29, translated as MAEAKKNAKAAVVKTVEDLKKELAEKRNDLLQAKRSHAAGELVNPKALRSLRKDIARLLTQINEKESK; from the coding sequence ATGGCTGAAGCAAAGAAAAACGCAAAAGCAGCAGTTGTAAAGACGGTTGAGGATTTGAAGAAGGAGCTCGCCGAAAAGCGAAATGATCTACTTCAAGCAAAACGTTCTCACGCTGCTGGCGAATTAGTTAATCCAAAAGCGCTGCGTTCACTCCGCAAGGACATCGCACGCCTGCTGACACAAATTAACGAAAAGGAGAGCAAGTAA
- the rplP gene encoding 50S ribosomal protein L16: MLLPKKTKHRKVRIGKNRGQATRGNYIAFGDFALQSQSNERINSRQIESARQAMTRYIKRGGKIWIRIFPHTPVTRKPLGLKMGGGKGNPEFFVAKVKAGTVLFEMQGVSEEVAREAMRLASHKLPVKCKFIKREDA; this comes from the coding sequence ATGCTGTTACCAAAGAAAACCAAGCACCGCAAAGTGCGTATCGGTAAAAACCGTGGTCAAGCAACCCGTGGTAATTACATCGCGTTCGGCGACTTTGCACTGCAATCACAATCAAACGAGCGCATCAACTCCCGCCAAATCGAGTCTGCTCGTCAGGCAATGACCCGCTACATCAAGCGTGGTGGTAAGATTTGGATCCGGATTTTCCCACACACCCCAGTTACTCGCAAACCACTTGGTTTGAAGATGGGTGGTGGTAAGGGTAATCCAGAGTTCTTTGTCGCCAAGGTGAAGGCTGGTACGGTGCTATTTGAAATGCAGGGCGTTTCCGAGGAAGTAGCCCGTGAGGCAATGCGTCTGGCTAGTCACAAGCTACCAGTCAAATGTAAGTTCATCAAGCGGGAGGACGCATAA
- the rpsC gene encoding 30S ribosomal protein S3, protein MGQKVNPINFRLQVHKNWSSRWFTANKKEFAEAIRQDHEIRELIEKKFASRPTINRIEIERSANLITVTIHTAKAGVVIGRGGAGVNELKKQVEKIVGQAVRINIEEVRRPELAAKLVAENIARQLERRINFRRATKMTAQNTMSAGAKGIRIEVAGRLNGAEMARREKVIEGSVPLHTLRADIDFHCARAQTPAGIIGVKVWIYKGERSR, encoded by the coding sequence ATGGGTCAAAAAGTGAATCCAATCAACTTCCGCCTACAAGTTCACAAGAACTGGAGCTCTCGTTGGTTTACGGCCAATAAGAAAGAGTTTGCGGAGGCAATTCGCCAGGATCACGAAATCCGCGAATTGATTGAGAAGAAATTTGCCTCACGCCCAACCATCAATCGCATTGAGATTGAGCGGAGTGCCAACTTGATCACGGTAACCATTCACACGGCGAAAGCTGGTGTGGTGATCGGCCGTGGTGGTGCTGGTGTGAATGAATTGAAAAAGCAAGTTGAGAAAATTGTCGGTCAGGCAGTTCGCATCAACATCGAAGAAGTACGCCGACCGGAACTAGCAGCCAAATTGGTGGCAGAGAACATCGCCCGCCAGTTGGAACGCCGCATCAACTTCCGCCGCGCAACCAAAATGACCGCGCAAAACACCATGAGTGCTGGTGCCAAAGGTATCCGCATCGAGGTGGCTGGTCGTTTGAACGGTGCTGAAATGGCACGCCGCGAAAAGGTGATTGAAGGCTCTGTGCCACTACACACTCTTCGCGCTGATATTGACTTCCACTGTGCTCGCGCCCAGACACCGGCTGGTATCATCGGCGTGAAAGTGTGGATTTATAAGGGAGAAAGGAGTCGCTAA
- the rplV gene encoding 50S ribosomal protein L22, with protein MADTTYTVRAYAKGVDQTPRKVSLVAALVRGRTVADALVILEHVPKRAALPVKKTIDSAKANAINNHGLDAKSLVITTLSVTTGTRLRRFKPASRGRALPFQKKTSNILVEVTGTEKPKKAPAKKPEAKAETKPAKPAAKKAAETTAKKEEK; from the coding sequence ATGGCTGATACAACTTATACTGTTCGCGCTTACGCCAAAGGTGTTGACCAAACACCACGCAAGGTTAGCCTGGTGGCTGCGCTGGTACGTGGCCGCACCGTTGCTGATGCATTGGTTATTTTGGAGCACGTGCCAAAACGCGCTGCCTTGCCAGTGAAAAAGACAATCGACAGTGCCAAGGCAAATGCCATCAACAACCACGGTTTGGACGCTAAAAGCTTGGTGATTACCACGTTGAGCGTTACCACTGGTACGCGTCTGCGCCGCTTTAAACCAGCGTCACGCGGCCGTGCGTTGCCATTCCAGAAAAAGACCTCAAACATTTTGGTTGAAGTAACTGGTACCGAGAAGCCAAAGAAAGCACCTGCAAAGAAACCAGAGGCAAAGGCAGAGACCAAACCTGCCAAGCCTGCAGCGAAAAAAGCCGCCGAAACCACGGCAAAAAAGGAGGAGAAGTAA
- the rpsS gene encoding 30S ribosomal protein S19 has protein sequence MSRSLKKGPFVDVKLAKKVAALSLDDRTVIKTWARASTITPEMVGRTIAVYNGKMHVPVLITENMVGHKLGEFSPTRKFRKHGGKDKK, from the coding sequence ATGAGTCGTTCATTAAAGAAAGGTCCATTCGTCGATGTGAAGCTTGCGAAAAAAGTCGCTGCTCTCAGCCTTGACGATCGAACCGTTATCAAAACGTGGGCGCGCGCTTCGACTATTACACCAGAAATGGTCGGTCGAACGATTGCTGTCTACAACGGTAAGATGCACGTGCCTGTGCTGATTACCGAAAACATGGTTGGCCACAAGCTTGGTGAGTTTAGTCCAACCCGTAAGTTCCGTAAGCACGGCGGAAAGGATAAGAAGTAA
- the rplB gene encoding 50S ribosomal protein L2: protein MPVKAYNPTTPARRGMTSQDLSDITTKKPLKSLTKAKKQNAGRNNQGRITVRHRGGGVRRHYRLVNHNLPAGLTLTVEEIEYDPNRSARIARVKDQYNLYHYVLADTSMVKGKTIQTGEEAPIEASNRLPLSAIPVGTMIYAIELTAGKGAQMVRAAGAKAQLMAKEGNYATIKLPSGEVRKVRLEATAAIGTVGNVQHQNVKIGSAGRRRRKGIRPTVRGVVMNAADHPHGGGDGGRHGTGKAPRTPWGQLTLGYRTRRRKGSNKLIVRTRHDAKRKR from the coding sequence ATGCCAGTGAAAGCTTACAATCCAACCACTCCTGCTCGTCGCGGCATGACGAGTCAGGACTTGTCGGATATCACGACGAAGAAACCGCTCAAAAGTCTGACCAAAGCCAAAAAGCAAAATGCTGGCCGCAACAACCAAGGCCGCATCACCGTGCGTCATCGCGGCGGTGGCGTTCGCCGTCACTACCGTTTGGTGAACCACAATTTGCCGGCCGGTCTGACGCTGACGGTTGAAGAAATTGAGTACGATCCAAACCGCTCAGCACGCATCGCTCGGGTGAAAGATCAGTACAATTTGTACCACTACGTATTGGCCGACACCTCGATGGTTAAGGGCAAGACGATTCAGACTGGCGAGGAAGCGCCAATCGAGGCCTCAAACCGCCTGCCGCTGTCTGCTATCCCTGTTGGTACGATGATTTATGCTATTGAACTGACTGCCGGCAAAGGCGCGCAAATGGTTCGCGCCGCTGGCGCCAAAGCTCAGTTGATGGCCAAAGAAGGCAATTACGCAACTATCAAATTGCCATCTGGCGAAGTTCGCAAAGTTCGCCTGGAAGCTACCGCTGCCATCGGTACAGTCGGTAACGTCCAGCACCAGAACGTGAAGATCGGTTCAGCTGGCCGCCGCCGCCGCAAGGGTATTCGCCCAACGGTTCGCGGTGTCGTCATGAACGCCGCAGATCACCCACATGGTGGTGGTGACGGTGGTCGCCACGGTACTGGTAAAGCACCACGTACGCCATGGGGCCAATTGACGCTGGGTTATCGAACTCGCCGCCGCAAAGGCTCAAATAAATTAATCGTACGCACGCGTCACGACGCGAAGAGGAAGAGGTAA
- a CDS encoding 50S ribosomal protein L23, producing MKQMTIIPRISEKAYAQSANGVYVFRVPLNLNKNEIKAAVEAQFDVTVLKVKTLVQDGKAVRFSRGKNRYPGTTTRKDWKKAYVTLKDGDKLDVFDAVEQQMEETK from the coding sequence ATGAAACAGATGACAATTATCCCACGCATTAGCGAGAAAGCATACGCACAGAGCGCCAACGGCGTGTACGTGTTCCGCGTTCCGCTCAACCTGAATAAAAACGAGATCAAAGCAGCAGTTGAAGCGCAATTTGACGTCACCGTTCTGAAGGTGAAAACCTTGGTACAAGACGGCAAGGCTGTGCGTTTCTCACGAGGCAAGAACCGCTATCCTGGCACAACCACGCGCAAGGATTGGAAGAAGGCTTACGTGACGCTGAAAGATGGCGATAAGCTCGATGTGTTTGACGCAGTAGAGCAGCAGATGGAGGAGACCAAGTAA